The following are from one region of the Ruficoccus sp. ZRK36 genome:
- the tgt gene encoding tRNA guanosine(34) transglycosylase Tgt — MESSFQLKVPASNGPRRGVLKTRHGEIQTPIFMPVGTQGTVKAMTCNQLEEVGAQIILGNTYHLNLRPGPELIEKFGGLHNFMGWDGPILTDSGGFQVFSLAKIRKITEDGIRFQSHIDGTKIFLNPESCFRIQRSLGSDIAMVLDECPPFPCSEEDSRKALERTIRWAQQFRDIAAADGFFERGHHAFGIVQGSVFEDQRAECAQALAQMDFPGYAIGGVSVGEPEPEMLKQVAAAIPHLPADKPRYVMGVGTPPQLLKMIGLGADMFDCVMPTRLARHGSAFTPDGLINLRNNRFKEDPAPLVEGLDNYTCRKFSRAYLRHLNMANEITGHTLLSLHNTHFFLDLMRQAREHIEAGDYESWSAAWIARYEAGEAEDA, encoded by the coding sequence GTGGAGTCGAGTTTCCAGTTAAAAGTCCCTGCCTCTAATGGCCCGCGTCGTGGCGTGCTCAAGACCCGTCATGGCGAGATCCAGACGCCGATCTTTATGCCGGTGGGCACACAGGGCACGGTCAAGGCCATGACCTGCAACCAGCTTGAAGAGGTCGGCGCACAGATCATCCTCGGTAATACTTACCACCTGAATCTCCGGCCCGGCCCGGAGCTGATCGAGAAGTTTGGCGGCCTGCACAACTTTATGGGCTGGGATGGACCGATCCTGACCGACAGTGGCGGCTTTCAGGTCTTCAGCCTGGCCAAGATCCGCAAGATTACCGAGGACGGCATCCGCTTCCAGTCCCACATCGACGGGACAAAGATTTTTCTCAACCCGGAGAGCTGCTTCCGCATCCAGAGATCACTCGGCAGCGATATCGCCATGGTGCTCGACGAGTGCCCGCCGTTTCCCTGCTCGGAGGAGGACAGCCGCAAGGCTCTGGAGCGTACCATCCGCTGGGCGCAGCAGTTCCGGGATATCGCGGCGGCGGACGGCTTTTTCGAGCGCGGGCACCATGCCTTCGGGATCGTGCAGGGCTCGGTTTTTGAGGACCAGCGCGCCGAGTGCGCCCAGGCGCTGGCGCAGATGGACTTCCCCGGCTACGCCATCGGCGGTGTCAGCGTGGGTGAGCCTGAGCCGGAAATGCTCAAGCAGGTGGCCGCGGCCATCCCGCATCTGCCCGCTGACAAGCCCCGCTACGTCATGGGGGTGGGCACGCCGCCACAGCTTTTGAAAATGATCGGGCTGGGGGCGGACATGTTTGACTGCGTGATGCCGACCCGCCTGGCGCGGCACGGCAGCGCCTTCACCCCGGACGGCCTGATCAACCTGCGTAACAACCGCTTTAAGGAAGATCCCGCGCCGCTGGTTGAGGGCTTGGATAACTACACCTGCCGCAAGTTTAGCCGCGCCTATCTGCGCCACCTCAACATGGCCAACGAGATCACCGGCCACACCCTGCTGAGCCTGCACAATACCCACTTCTTCCTCGACCTGATGCGGCAGGCCCGCGAGCACATCGAGGCCGGCGACTACGAGAGCTGGTCCGCAGCCTGGATCGCACGCTACGAGGCCGGGGAGGCTGAGGACGCGTGA
- a CDS encoding BMC domain-containing protein, protein MAKQAIGMIETKGLISLLEATDAALKSADVTLAGWEKIGSGIVTGFFHGDVAAVKAAVDAGAEAASAVGQVVGVQVIPRPHDDLSKLGPWIG, encoded by the coding sequence ATGGCAAAACAAGCTATCGGTATGATCGAAACCAAGGGCCTGATCAGCCTGCTCGAAGCTACGGACGCCGCCCTCAAGTCGGCTGACGTCACCCTCGCTGGCTGGGAAAAAATCGGCAGCGGGATCGTCACCGGGTTCTTCCACGGCGATGTCGCTGCAGTCAAGGCTGCCGTTGACGCCGGTGCTGAGGCCGCCTCTGCAGTCGGCCAGGTGGTCGGTGTGCAGGTGATCCCTCGCCCCCACGACGACCTTTCCAAGCTCGGCCCCTGGATCGGCTAA
- a CDS encoding UDP-glucuronic acid decarboxylase family protein yields the protein MRILVTGGAGFLGSHLCERLLAQGHEVICLDNLFTGRKANVIHMMDDHNFEFVRHDVVDGFKAEVDQIYNLACPASPVHYQFNPIKTVKTSVMGAINVLGLAKRVKARVLQASTSEVYGDPSVHPQTESYWGNVNTIGIRSCYDEGKRVAETLFFDYHRQHAIEIRVIRIFNTYGPRMHPKDGRVVSNFIVQALKGDPITIYGEGQQTRSFCYRDDLIEGMIRLMNNDQDFTGPCNIGNPGEFTIRELAEKVIELTGSSSKLVFEPLPSDDPKQRKPDITLAREKLGWEPTVALEEGLKKTIAYFDDLLKSGDTGYADPERTED from the coding sequence ATGCGTATCCTTGTAACTGGTGGTGCAGGCTTCCTTGGGAGTCACCTTTGCGAACGGCTTCTTGCTCAGGGGCATGAGGTCATCTGTCTCGACAACCTCTTTACGGGGCGCAAAGCCAACGTCATCCATATGATGGATGACCACAACTTCGAGTTCGTGCGTCACGACGTGGTGGACGGCTTCAAGGCCGAGGTGGATCAGATCTACAACCTCGCCTGTCCGGCCTCGCCCGTGCACTACCAGTTTAACCCGATCAAGACGGTGAAAACCTCCGTCATGGGCGCTATCAACGTCCTCGGGCTGGCCAAGCGCGTAAAGGCCCGCGTCCTGCAGGCTTCGACCTCCGAGGTCTATGGTGACCCGAGCGTCCATCCGCAGACCGAGAGCTACTGGGGCAACGTCAACACCATCGGCATCCGCTCCTGCTATGACGAGGGTAAGCGCGTGGCCGAGACACTGTTCTTCGACTACCACCGCCAGCACGCTATCGAGATCCGCGTCATCCGCATTTTCAACACCTACGGCCCGCGCATGCACCCCAAGGACGGGCGCGTGGTTTCCAACTTCATCGTCCAGGCCCTCAAGGGCGACCCGATCACCATCTATGGTGAGGGCCAGCAGACGCGCTCCTTCTGCTACCGCGACGACCTGATCGAGGGGATGATTCGCCTGATGAACAACGATCAGGACTTCACGGGCCCGTGCAATATCGGCAACCCCGGCGAGTTTACTATCCGCGAACTGGCCGAAAAGGTCATCGAACTGACCGGTAGCAGCTCGAAGCTCGTCTTTGAGCCGCTTCCCTCCGATGACCCCAAGCAACGTAAGCCCGACATCACTCTGGCCCGCGAAAAGCTCGGCTGGGAGCCCACAGTGGCACTGGAAGAGGGTCTGAAGAAGACCATCGCGTACTTCGACGATCTGCTCAAGTCCGGCGACACCGGCTACGCCGATCCCGAGCGTACCGAGGACTGA
- the lnt gene encoding apolipoprotein N-acyltransferase, with protein sequence MNHSEGAEPDRNKLLRLFCMGAALLFTVLLAVIAFPPFDVAEAAYVLAVPLLLWASSRPRWRTYLLGAWGAGVVSWFILLIWLRHMEPPMGWVALVILSGIMSGFNLVWYAAARWLFPRAVALSTRPRVIALLGLAGGWVVMEWVRSWMFFGFPWATLAASQWQRPPVLTVAAWTGAYGVSFILIFFNLALAAYAWRLGHPVRETEDDEEDAAGDEAEETTPREELAQAGGGASAQKDPASVAAESPPRPTDNEDDEDELDEDGRPYRSLGRSLLHSRPQRPITNALSLSGAFSLARSPGGGFARFLRLSPELMLALAMLLGSLWLFFKTLPHAGEMAPLFKAGVVQPWTDPNKKWDSQYFRENLMTLSSLTERVVVSDPDLIIWPEAATPGPLLDPRDPRMQAWVEQVVNSAGCPLLSGNLAISDGRWYNGVFLIYPATGTYVDWYAKQKRVPYGEFVPFRKFLPFLGKFVPTEDIAQGPGPVVLPVDLPDGTVTAGPLVCYEDIFPKLARQMVAGGADFLLVVTNDAWYGQEAGAIQHAAHSVLRAVETRRPVVRCGNNGWSGWIDEQGRVRDVLHGLNGSIYFQGTGVLDVGRDLRWEGRLTPYVRYGDWFVGLSALLFAWAAIRTRRAE encoded by the coding sequence ATGAACCACTCTGAGGGGGCCGAGCCCGACAGAAACAAGCTTCTGCGCCTCTTTTGCATGGGGGCGGCGTTGCTGTTTACGGTGTTGCTGGCTGTGATCGCCTTCCCGCCCTTCGATGTGGCGGAGGCGGCCTACGTGCTGGCTGTGCCGCTGCTGCTGTGGGCATCGTCCCGCCCGCGCTGGCGGACGTATCTGCTCGGCGCCTGGGGTGCAGGTGTGGTGAGCTGGTTTATCCTGCTCATTTGGCTGCGGCACATGGAGCCTCCCATGGGGTGGGTGGCGCTCGTGATCCTCTCGGGCATCATGTCGGGCTTTAATCTCGTATGGTACGCGGCAGCACGCTGGTTATTCCCCCGCGCGGTAGCCCTCTCTACACGCCCGCGAGTGATTGCACTGCTGGGGCTGGCCGGAGGCTGGGTAGTGATGGAGTGGGTCCGCAGCTGGATGTTTTTTGGCTTCCCTTGGGCGACGCTGGCCGCCAGTCAGTGGCAACGTCCGCCCGTCTTGACGGTGGCTGCCTGGACCGGAGCCTATGGGGTGTCGTTTATCCTGATCTTTTTTAACCTAGCGCTCGCAGCCTATGCCTGGCGTCTCGGCCATCCTGTCCGCGAGACGGAAGACGACGAAGAAGACGCTGCTGGTGATGAGGCAGAGGAAACCACCCCTCGGGAGGAGTTGGCTCAAGCGGGCGGGGGAGCATCCGCGCAAAAGGACCCCGCCTCGGTCGCAGCTGAGTCTCCACCCCGTCCTACCGATAATGAGGACGACGAAGATGAGCTGGATGAAGACGGACGCCCGTATCGCAGTCTGGGGCGCTCGCTTTTGCATTCCCGGCCTCAACGCCCGATTACGAATGCGCTTTCGCTGAGTGGGGCGTTTTCGCTGGCACGCTCACCGGGAGGCGGCTTCGCGCGGTTTTTACGGTTGAGCCCGGAGCTGATGCTCGCGCTGGCCATGCTTTTAGGCAGTCTGTGGCTCTTTTTCAAGACCCTGCCTCACGCCGGGGAGATGGCTCCGCTCTTCAAGGCCGGGGTCGTGCAGCCCTGGACGGACCCGAACAAAAAATGGGATTCCCAGTACTTCCGGGAAAACCTCATGACGCTCAGCTCGCTGACCGAGCGCGTGGTGGTCTCCGATCCGGATCTGATTATCTGGCCCGAGGCGGCTACGCCCGGCCCGCTGCTCGATCCGCGCGACCCGCGTATGCAGGCCTGGGTGGAGCAGGTGGTCAACTCCGCCGGTTGCCCGCTGCTCTCGGGTAATCTCGCCATCTCGGACGGGCGCTGGTATAACGGCGTCTTTCTCATCTACCCGGCCACCGGTACCTATGTGGACTGGTACGCCAAACAGAAGCGCGTGCCCTATGGCGAGTTCGTGCCGTTTCGCAAGTTCCTGCCCTTCCTCGGGAAGTTCGTGCCCACGGAGGATATCGCCCAGGGACCGGGTCCGGTCGTGCTCCCGGTTGACCTGCCGGATGGCACTGTCACCGCTGGTCCGCTGGTGTGCTACGAGGATATCTTTCCGAAGCTGGCTCGCCAGATGGTGGCCGGAGGGGCGGATTTTCTCCTGGTGGTGACAAATGACGCCTGGTACGGCCAGGAGGCCGGAGCGATCCAGCACGCTGCCCACTCGGTTCTGCGCGCGGTGGAGACACGGCGCCCCGTCGTCCGCTGCGGTAATAACGGCTGGAGTGGCTGGATCGACGAGCAGGGGCGTGTCCGCGATGTTTTACATGGTCTGAACGGGTCGATCTACTTTCAGGGCACCGGTGTGCTGGATGTGGGGCGGGATCTGCGCTGGGAGGGCCGTCTGACCCCCTATGTGCGCTACGGGGACTGGTTCGTCGGCCTCAGTGCGCTGCTCTTTGCCTGGGCTGCTATACGGACTCGGCGGGCTGAGTGA
- a CDS encoding BMC domain-containing protein: MSDSIGMVETKGYVGSIEASDAMVKAAGVTLSRSVQIGGGFITVMVKGDVGSVKAAVDAGSEAAARVGELVSSHVIPRPHADLIKQFEL; encoded by the coding sequence ATGAGCGATTCAATAGGCATGGTCGAAACCAAGGGCTACGTTGGCAGCATTGAAGCCAGCGACGCTATGGTCAAGGCGGCAGGAGTCACCCTCTCGCGCAGCGTCCAGATCGGCGGCGGTTTCATTACCGTCATGGTCAAGGGCGACGTCGGCAGCGTCAAAGCGGCGGTAGACGCCGGCTCTGAAGCAGCTGCACGCGTGGGCGAGCTCGTCTCCTCGCACGTCATCCCCCGTCCGCACGCGGACCTCATCAAGCAGTTCGAACTGTAA
- the secA gene encoding preprotein translocase subunit SecA: MITKIFKKFAGSHYRRFLKKAQPIIVQINKLEVEYQSLSDEQLRAKTDEFRARYQKEMEEARSRLGDNPDADRLAEANQQILDGLLPEAFATVKNAARRLCGQDVDVMGHMLRWEMVHYDVQLIGGMALHDNRIAEMATGEGKTLVSTLPLYLNALSGRNCQLCTVNEYLAERDAQWMGHLFKFLGLTVGVIKNQQNPEEKRAAYGCDLTYGTASEFGFDYLRDNGMATRSEDQAQSDHYYVIVDEIDSILIDEARTPLIISGPVPEDRQAPFLDHKPAVQKLVSLQTRLCTHLANEAQEILSKENVDKEARDEALSKLVQVKLGMPKNRTFMKMMEHGHLRRAFEKYDTEMHSDFQKKIMYALKEELYYTIDEKQHQSDLTEKGRTAMRPDDPDAFMLPDLPTIFMEIDRDPSFSDEEKMKEKQKEEEIFGKRSEDIHCISQLLRAYSLYERDKEYVIHEGKVAIVDENTGRMMPGRRWSDGLHQAVEAKEGVKIEKESKTYATITIQNYFRLYEKLAGMTGTAETEAGEFHDIYGLEVMVIPTHKPCQRVDENDVIYKTRREKYNAVIEDIKAAHENGQPVLVGTASVEASEVLSRMLQRAKIPHSVLNAKFHQQEAEIVSQAGSPGAVTIATNMAGRGTDIKLGESVNDKGGLLVIGTERHESRRVDRQLRGRCARQGDNGRSKFFISLEDDLMRLFANAGPISKILQSSFSEGEVLAHPLLNRSIESAQKKVEQQNYSIRKRLLQYDDVLNKQREVIYGIRNDALHSEEPREVIQEMVTEELESRLDTIAPGADKQPESEDLEMLLSWLNTHFPVAIDMELAAGKTHAELLTLFSERIAKAYEQRSSAEDPTAFKGLERYVLTRAVDKNWQDHLTEMEELRRAVGLRGYGQKDPLVEYKSEAFTYFQDMIGRVRTDICTGLFRVAIIHSPEQLEAARRRVLEMQKRAQTTGPEDAPAAGAVAPAGRAAAGAGRTADGKAIKLPKVQPVKRELPKIGRNEMVSIRKEGKVESMKWKKAEGMVRDEGWEIVPSNEPAKK; the protein is encoded by the coding sequence ATGATCACCAAGATTTTCAAGAAATTCGCGGGCAGCCACTACCGCCGCTTTCTGAAGAAAGCGCAGCCCATCATCGTGCAGATCAACAAGCTGGAGGTGGAGTACCAGTCCCTCAGTGACGAGCAATTGCGCGCCAAGACGGACGAGTTCCGCGCCCGTTATCAGAAGGAGATGGAGGAGGCTCGCTCCCGCCTGGGCGACAACCCCGATGCTGACCGCCTGGCCGAAGCCAATCAGCAGATTCTGGACGGGCTCCTGCCCGAGGCTTTTGCCACGGTGAAGAATGCCGCCCGCCGTCTCTGTGGCCAGGATGTTGACGTCATGGGCCATATGCTGCGCTGGGAAATGGTCCACTATGATGTGCAGTTGATCGGTGGTATGGCGCTGCATGACAACCGCATCGCAGAAATGGCCACCGGTGAGGGTAAGACGCTCGTCTCCACACTGCCGCTTTACCTGAATGCGCTGTCGGGCCGTAATTGCCAGCTGTGTACCGTCAATGAGTACCTGGCTGAGCGTGATGCCCAGTGGATGGGCCACCTTTTCAAGTTCCTCGGTCTGACCGTGGGCGTGATCAAGAACCAGCAAAACCCCGAGGAAAAGCGGGCCGCCTACGGCTGCGACCTGACCTACGGGACCGCTTCGGAGTTTGGCTTCGACTACCTGCGCGATAATGGCATGGCCACCCGCAGCGAAGATCAGGCGCAGAGCGACCACTACTACGTTATCGTGGACGAGATTGACTCGATCCTGATCGACGAGGCTCGTACCCCGCTCATTATTTCCGGCCCCGTTCCCGAAGATCGCCAGGCCCCGTTCCTCGATCACAAGCCTGCCGTCCAGAAGCTCGTCTCCCTGCAGACACGCCTTTGCACCCATCTGGCCAACGAGGCCCAGGAAATTCTCTCCAAGGAGAACGTGGACAAGGAAGCCCGCGACGAGGCCCTGAGTAAGCTCGTGCAGGTCAAGCTTGGCATGCCGAAGAACCGTACCTTCATGAAGATGATGGAGCACGGGCACCTGCGCCGCGCCTTCGAGAAGTACGACACCGAGATGCATTCTGACTTCCAGAAGAAGATCATGTATGCGCTCAAGGAAGAGCTTTACTACACTATCGACGAAAAGCAGCACCAGAGCGACCTGACCGAAAAGGGTCGCACCGCCATGCGCCCGGATGATCCGGACGCCTTCATGCTGCCCGACCTGCCTACCATCTTCATGGAGATCGACCGCGATCCCTCATTCTCGGACGAGGAGAAGATGAAGGAAAAGCAGAAGGAAGAGGAAATCTTTGGCAAACGCTCGGAGGATATCCACTGCATCAGCCAGCTCCTGCGCGCCTACTCCCTGTATGAGCGTGACAAGGAATACGTCATCCACGAGGGCAAGGTCGCCATCGTCGACGAAAACACCGGCCGTATGATGCCGGGCCGCCGTTGGTCCGATGGACTGCACCAGGCCGTCGAGGCCAAGGAAGGCGTCAAGATCGAGAAGGAGTCCAAGACCTACGCTACGATCACGATTCAGAACTACTTCCGCCTCTACGAAAAGCTGGCCGGGATGACCGGTACGGCCGAGACCGAGGCGGGCGAGTTTCACGACATTTACGGCCTGGAGGTCATGGTTATCCCCACGCACAAGCCTTGCCAGCGTGTGGACGAAAACGACGTCATTTATAAGACCCGCCGCGAGAAGTACAACGCGGTCATCGAGGATATCAAAGCTGCCCACGAAAACGGCCAGCCGGTCCTCGTGGGGACGGCATCGGTCGAGGCCTCAGAGGTGCTCAGCCGTATGCTTCAGCGCGCGAAGATCCCCCACAGCGTGCTCAATGCGAAGTTCCACCAGCAGGAGGCGGAGATTGTCTCGCAGGCTGGTAGCCCCGGCGCCGTCACCATCGCCACGAACATGGCCGGTCGCGGGACGGATATTAAGCTGGGCGAGAGCGTTAACGATAAGGGCGGGCTGCTCGTCATCGGTACGGAGCGCCACGAGTCGCGCCGCGTTGACCGCCAGCTGCGCGGTCGTTGTGCCCGCCAGGGTGACAACGGACGCTCGAAGTTCTTTATCTCGCTCGAAGACGACCTGATGCGCCTGTTCGCGAACGCCGGGCCGATCTCGAAGATTCTCCAGAGCTCCTTTAGCGAGGGTGAAGTCCTTGCTCACCCGCTGCTGAACCGCTCCATCGAGTCGGCGCAGAAGAAGGTCGAGCAGCAGAACTACTCCATCCGCAAGCGCCTGCTCCAGTACGACGACGTGCTCAACAAGCAGCGCGAAGTCATCTACGGCATCCGCAACGACGCCCTCCACAGCGAGGAACCGCGCGAGGTCATTCAGGAAATGGTAACGGAGGAGCTGGAGTCCCGCCTCGACACCATCGCCCCCGGTGCGGATAAGCAGCCTGAGTCTGAAGACCTGGAAATGCTGCTTTCCTGGCTCAATACGCATTTCCCCGTCGCTATCGACATGGAGCTTGCCGCTGGTAAGACCCACGCCGAGCTGCTCACACTCTTCTCAGAGCGCATCGCCAAGGCCTACGAGCAGCGTTCATCTGCCGAGGATCCCACCGCCTTTAAGGGGCTGGAGCGCTACGTGCTCACCCGCGCGGTGGACAAAAACTGGCAGGACCACCTTACGGAAATGGAAGAGCTCCGTCGCGCCGTCGGCTTGCGTGGCTATGGCCAGAAGGACCCTCTCGTCGAGTACAAGAGCGAAGCGTTTACCTACTTCCAGGACATGATTGGCCGGGTGCGGACCGACATCTGCACCGGGCTTTTCCGCGTGGCTATTATCCATAGCCCCGAACAGCTGGAGGCTGCCCGCCGCCGCGTGCTGGAGATGCAGAAGCGCGCTCAGACCACGGGCCCCGAGGACGCCCCTGCCGCTGGAGCCGTCGCCCCTGCTGGCCGCGCCGCCGCTGGCGCAGGCCGTACTGCCGACGGTAAGGCCATCAAGTTGCCGAAGGTGCAGCCCGTTAAGCGCGAGCTGCCCAAGATCGGCCGCAACGAGATGGTCTCCATCCGCAAGGAGGGTAAGGTCGAGTCCATGAAGTGGAAAAAGGCCGAGGGCATGGTACGTGACGAGGGCTGGGAAATTGTTCCGTCCAACGAGCCGGCCAAGAAATAA
- a CDS encoding aminodeoxychorismate/anthranilate synthase component II, with translation MILVIDNYDSFTYNLVQYLGQLGAEQRVCRNNEITVEEALALKPERVLLSPGPCTPDDAGVSLDMIKAFAGKVPLFGVCLGHQCIGQYFGGKVIRAPRLMHGKTSPIRHKDTDVFKGMPQDFEATRYHSLLVERETLPECLEVTAETTEGEIMGLAHKDLPVWGVQFHPESYATDGGLKMLENFLKL, from the coding sequence ATGATACTGGTCATCGACAACTACGACTCTTTTACCTACAATCTGGTCCAGTACCTGGGCCAGTTGGGGGCCGAACAGCGCGTCTGCCGCAATAACGAGATCACGGTCGAGGAAGCTCTCGCCCTCAAGCCTGAGCGTGTCCTGCTTTCGCCGGGTCCGTGTACGCCTGATGACGCGGGCGTTAGCCTGGACATGATCAAGGCCTTTGCCGGTAAGGTGCCGCTCTTCGGCGTGTGCCTCGGCCACCAGTGCATCGGCCAGTACTTCGGCGGCAAGGTGATCCGTGCCCCGCGCCTGATGCACGGTAAGACCTCCCCCATCCGCCACAAGGACACGGATGTTTTTAAGGGCATGCCGCAGGATTTCGAGGCGACCCGCTACCACTCGCTGCTGGTCGAGCGTGAGACGCTCCCCGAGTGCCTGGAGGTGACCGCGGAAACGACCGAAGGCGAGATCATGGGCCTGGCCCACAAGGATCTGCCCGTGTGGGGGGTACAGTTCCACCCCGAGTCCTACGCCACCGACGGTGGCCTCAAAATGCTGGAGAACTTCTTAAAGCTGTAA
- a CDS encoding phosphate propanoyltransferase codes for MAQTTPDLTRTAIERLVRESIYKQLGKSAPAAASQAPNPLVVNVSARHCHLSPEAVEKLFGPGHQLTPMKWLYQEGQYAAQESVTLVGPRSRVISNLRILGPCRPLNQVELSFTDAIALGYDIPVRQSGNIEGTPGCMLMGPKGFLELDKGVIRAAPHVHMAPEDAAHYGVKQGDFMKMRVGGELGMTFDKIFVRVDKSFKLEVHIDTDEGNACRLGPDSQVELIK; via the coding sequence ATGGCCCAAACTACTCCTGATCTGACCCGTACCGCTATTGAGCGGCTGGTGCGTGAGAGTATTTACAAGCAGCTCGGCAAGTCCGCGCCGGCAGCTGCCAGCCAGGCTCCGAACCCCCTCGTGGTCAACGTGAGCGCCCGCCACTGCCACCTCTCGCCCGAGGCCGTTGAGAAGCTCTTTGGCCCCGGCCATCAGCTGACGCCCATGAAGTGGCTCTATCAGGAAGGGCAGTACGCCGCACAGGAATCCGTCACACTGGTCGGTCCGCGCAGCCGTGTTATTTCTAACCTGCGCATCCTCGGCCCGTGCCGCCCGCTCAATCAGGTGGAGCTGTCCTTTACGGATGCGATCGCACTGGGCTACGACATCCCGGTGCGCCAGTCCGGTAACATCGAGGGCACCCCCGGCTGCATGCTGATGGGCCCCAAGGGCTTCCTGGAGCTGGACAAGGGCGTCATCCGCGCCGCCCCGCACGTGCACATGGCCCCCGAAGATGCCGCGCACTACGGCGTCAAGCAGGGCGACTTTATGAAGATGCGTGTCGGCGGCGAGCTGGGCATGACCTTCGACAAGATTTTCGTCCGCGTGGACAAGTCCTTCAAGCTGGAGGTCCACATCGACACCGACGAGGGCAACGCCTGCCGTCTCGGCCCGGACAGCCAGGTGGAGCTGATCAAGTAG